A part of Antechinus flavipes isolate AdamAnt ecotype Samford, QLD, Australia chromosome 6, AdamAnt_v2, whole genome shotgun sequence genomic DNA contains:
- the JCHAIN gene encoding immunoglobulin J chain, producing the protein MKRALLLFGLLAGLCGAILVAAQFEDEDEGRILVDNKCQCVRVTSRLVPSKDNPEEEVVERNIRLIVPLKNRENISDPSSPVRTNFVYRLSNLCKKRDPIELELGNEIVTATQSNNWDESCDTCYTYDRNKCYTSTASLYLGGKSTTVTTALTPESCYSD; encoded by the exons ATGAAGAGAGCTTTGCTCCTCTTTGGGCTTCTGGCTGGGCTTTGTGGGGCTATTCTTGTGGCAG ctcagtttgaagatgaagatgaaggaaGAATTCTTGTTGACAACAAGTGTCAGTGTGTCCGAGTAACTTCCAGACTAGTTCCTTCTAAAGATAATCCAGAAGAGGAAGTTGTGGAGAGAAACATTCGACTCAT AGTACCATTGAAGAACAGAGAGAATATCTCTGATCCCAGTTCTCCTGTGAGAACCAACTTCGTATACCGGCTTTCTAACCT CTGTAAAAAGCGTGACCCCATTGAACTGGAGCTGGGCAATGAGATTGTTACTGCCACCCAGAGTAATAACTGGGATGAAAGCTGTGATACCTGTTACACTTATGACAGAAACAAGTGTTACACATCGACTGCCTCGCTTTATTTGGGAGGGAAGAGCACAACGGTGACAACAGCATTGACCCCAGAATCTTGCTATTCTGACTAA